In the genome of Pseudomonas sp. P5_109, one region contains:
- the minC gene encoding septum site-determining protein MinC gives MSQTEPLDQDPVFQLKGSMLAITVLELARNDLESLDRQLAAKVAQAPNFFSNAPLVLALDKLPANEGAVDLPGLMRVCRQHGLRTLAIRASRIEDIAAAIAVDLPVLPPSGARERPLDLTEGEPKKKPEKPPEPTIKPTKIITSPVRGGQQIYAQGCDLVVISSVSPGAELLADGNIHVYGPMRGRVLAGVKGDTKARIFCQQMSAELISIAGHYKVSEDLRRDPLWGSGVQVSLSGDVLNIIRL, from the coding sequence ATGAGCCAAACCGAACCGCTAGACCAAGATCCCGTGTTCCAGTTGAAGGGCAGCATGCTGGCCATTACGGTGCTGGAACTGGCCCGTAACGACCTCGAAAGCCTTGATCGGCAACTGGCCGCCAAGGTCGCCCAGGCGCCCAACTTCTTCAGCAACGCGCCGCTGGTACTGGCCCTGGACAAACTCCCGGCCAACGAAGGCGCGGTCGATCTGCCCGGCCTGATGCGCGTGTGCCGCCAGCACGGCCTGCGCACCCTGGCGATCCGCGCCAGCCGCATCGAAGACATCGCCGCCGCCATTGCGGTCGACTTGCCGGTGCTGCCACCGTCCGGTGCCCGCGAGCGTCCACTGGACCTGACCGAAGGCGAACCGAAGAAAAAACCGGAAAAACCGCCCGAGCCAACCATCAAGCCGACGAAAATCATCACTTCGCCAGTACGCGGTGGCCAGCAGATTTATGCCCAGGGCTGCGATCTGGTGGTGATCTCCTCGGTCAGCCCGGGGGCGGAACTTCTCGCCGATGGCAACATCCATGTATACGGCCCGATGCGTGGTCGCGTGTTGGCCGGCGTCAAGGGCGACACCAAGGCGCGGATTTTCTGTCAGCAAATGAGTGCTGAACTGATTTCCATCGCCGGACATTACAAGGTTTCCGAAGATCTGCGCCGCGACCCGCTATGGGGTTCGGGTGTGCAGGTCAGCCTGTCCGGCGACGTGTTGAACATCATTCGGCTTTAA
- a CDS encoding lipid A biosynthesis lauroyl acyltransferase has protein sequence MDRPRFRKAFLSPRFWPLWCGLGLLWLIVQLPYPALLWIGRVLGSLMYRVAGDRRRIAKRNLELCFPEKTAAERKRLLKENFASTGIAFFEMAMSWWWSRKRLATLAHVEGLEYLQQAQREGKGVILMALHFTTLEIGAALLGQQHTIDGMYREHKNPLFDYIQRQGRERHNLDSLAVEREDVRGMLKLLRSGRAIWYAPDQDYGAKQSIFVPLFGIQAATVTATSKFARLGKALVVPFTQERLADGSGYRLVIHAPLEGFPGETEEDDCIRINQWIESVLREYPEQYLWAHRRFKSRPPGEPKLYAKRR, from the coding sequence ATGGACCGCCCGCGTTTTCGAAAAGCATTTCTATCTCCACGTTTCTGGCCGCTGTGGTGTGGTCTGGGGCTGTTGTGGCTGATCGTCCAGTTGCCGTATCCGGCCCTGCTGTGGATCGGTCGTGTCCTGGGTTCTTTGATGTATCGTGTGGCCGGCGACAGACGGCGCATTGCCAAGCGCAACCTGGAGCTGTGTTTTCCTGAAAAGACCGCCGCCGAACGCAAACGCCTGCTCAAGGAAAACTTCGCCTCCACCGGCATCGCGTTTTTCGAGATGGCGATGAGCTGGTGGTGGTCGCGCAAACGCCTGGCAACTCTCGCTCACGTTGAAGGGCTGGAATATCTGCAGCAGGCCCAGCGTGAAGGCAAGGGCGTGATCCTGATGGCGCTGCATTTCACGACACTGGAAATCGGTGCGGCATTGCTCGGCCAGCAGCACACCATCGACGGCATGTACCGCGAGCACAAGAATCCGCTGTTCGACTACATCCAGCGCCAGGGCCGCGAGCGACATAACCTCGACTCGCTGGCGGTAGAGCGCGAAGACGTGCGCGGCATGCTCAAGTTGCTGCGTTCGGGCCGGGCGATCTGGTACGCACCGGATCAGGACTACGGCGCCAAGCAGAGTATTTTCGTGCCGCTGTTCGGCATCCAGGCCGCGACCGTCACCGCCACGAGCAAGTTTGCACGGCTGGGCAAGGCGCTGGTGGTGCCGTTCACCCAGGAGCGTCTGGCGGACGGCAGCGGGTATCGCCTGGTAATCCATGCGCCGCTCGAAGGCTTCCCCGGTGAAACCGAGGAAGACGACTGCATTCGCATCAACCAATGGATCGAAAGCGTGCTGCGCGAGTATCCCGAGCAATACCTGTGGGCCCACCGCCGCTTCAAGAGCCGCCCGCCGGGCGAGCCGAAGCTGTACGCCAAACGTCGTTGA
- a CDS encoding patatin-like phospholipase family protein: MNPSEPVTGLILSGGGARAAYQVGVLAAIAELLPPGASNPFPVIVGTSAGAINAVSLASGAMDFRNAIERLTAFWQGFRSHLVLRSDWPGVIRQASRFVSHSLLGIGRHMPVALLNSSPLRDLLNDKLHMGGIAEAIAQKQLHAVAVTAFGYESGQAVTFYQGGGKIDAWLRHRRIGVPARLSVEHLLASSAIPLLFAPVKIGEEYFGDGAVRQSAPISPALHLGASRVLVVGVSGNPRGFDPQQPLQRSYTGQQPTLAQIGGHMLNSTFIDSLESDIELLQRLNQFSHLMPDGTPTRALGVAPVDVLVISPSQPIDEIAARHRQELPAALRLFLRGPGATKTSGAGVLSYLLFESGYCSELIELGRRDALAKRGELCRFLGLEEPVVSA, encoded by the coding sequence ATGAATCCAAGCGAACCGGTTACAGGGTTGATTCTTTCCGGTGGCGGGGCTCGGGCGGCCTATCAGGTCGGGGTTTTGGCGGCGATTGCCGAATTGCTGCCGCCGGGGGCGAGCAATCCGTTTCCGGTGATCGTCGGCACTTCGGCGGGCGCGATCAACGCCGTCAGCCTCGCCAGCGGGGCAATGGACTTTCGTAACGCCATCGAACGCCTGACGGCCTTCTGGCAGGGCTTTCGCAGTCATCTGGTGTTGCGCAGCGACTGGCCCGGGGTGATCCGCCAGGCCAGCCGCTTTGTCAGCCACAGTCTGCTCGGCATCGGCAGGCACATGCCGGTGGCGCTGCTCAACAGTTCTCCATTGCGCGATTTGCTCAACGACAAGCTGCACATGGGTGGCATCGCCGAAGCGATCGCACAGAAGCAATTGCATGCGGTGGCGGTCACGGCATTCGGCTATGAGTCCGGCCAGGCGGTCACCTTCTATCAGGGCGGCGGCAAGATCGACGCCTGGTTGCGCCATCGCCGCATCGGCGTTCCCGCCCGTTTGTCCGTTGAACATTTGCTCGCCAGTTCGGCGATTCCGCTGCTGTTCGCCCCGGTGAAAATCGGCGAAGAGTATTTCGGTGATGGCGCGGTGCGCCAATCGGCTCCGATCAGTCCGGCGCTGCATCTGGGCGCCAGTCGGGTGCTGGTGGTGGGCGTCAGCGGCAACCCCCGTGGATTCGACCCGCAACAACCCTTGCAGCGCAGCTACACCGGTCAGCAGCCGACCCTGGCGCAGATCGGCGGGCACATGCTCAACAGTACGTTCATTGACAGCCTGGAAAGCGACATCGAACTGTTGCAGCGCCTGAACCAGTTCAGTCACCTGATGCCCGACGGCACGCCGACCCGGGCATTGGGCGTGGCGCCAGTGGATGTACTGGTGATTTCACCAAGCCAGCCGATCGACGAGATTGCCGCGCGCCATCGCCAGGAGCTGCCGGCGGCATTGCGCCTGTTTTTGCGCGGGCCGGGTGCGACCAAGACCAGCGGGGCGGGGGTGTTGAGCTATCTGCTGTTCGAGTCGGGGTATTGCAGCGAATTGATCGAGTTGGGGCGACGCGATGCGTTGGCCAAGCGCGGGGAGTTGTGCCGGTTTCTCGGGTTGGAGGAACCTGTGGTTTCGGCTTGA
- a CDS encoding outer membrane protein OmpK, producing the protein MKRTCTSLMLAGSMLAGGQAMAGDLLQWQNNSLSYLYGKDFQVNPRIQQTVTFEHADGWKYGDNFFFIDKIFYNGKEDAFAGKNSHYGELSPRLSFNKIFDQKFELGPIKDVLLAMTYEFGEDDTESYLIGPGFDLAIPGFDYFQLNFYNRHTEGDRPGDNIWQVTPVWSYTIPVGGSDVLIDGFMDWVVDNDVNKKGEYHANLHFNPQVKYDLGKALNLGAKQLYVGVEYDYWKNKYGIEDSQGFKTDQSVTSFLVKVHF; encoded by the coding sequence ATGAAACGTACGTGCACTAGCCTGATGCTGGCGGGATCGATGCTGGCCGGGGGCCAGGCCATGGCTGGCGATTTGCTGCAGTGGCAGAACAACAGCCTGAGCTACCTGTATGGCAAGGACTTCCAGGTCAACCCGCGCATCCAGCAGACGGTGACCTTCGAACACGCCGATGGCTGGAAGTACGGCGACAACTTCTTCTTCATCGACAAGATCTTCTACAACGGCAAGGAAGACGCCTTCGCGGGCAAGAACAGCCACTACGGCGAGCTCAGCCCGCGCCTGTCGTTCAACAAGATCTTCGACCAGAAGTTCGAATTAGGCCCGATCAAGGACGTCCTGCTGGCCATGACCTACGAGTTCGGTGAAGACGACACCGAGTCGTACCTGATCGGCCCAGGCTTCGACCTGGCCATCCCGGGCTTCGACTACTTCCAGTTGAACTTCTATAACCGCCACACCGAAGGCGACCGCCCGGGCGACAACATCTGGCAGGTCACGCCGGTCTGGTCCTACACCATCCCGGTGGGCGGCTCGGATGTGCTGATCGACGGCTTCATGGACTGGGTCGTCGACAACGACGTGAACAAAAAAGGCGAATACCACGCCAACCTGCACTTCAATCCGCAGGTCAAATACGACCTGGGCAAGGCGCTGAACCTGGGTGCCAAGCAGCTGTACGTCGGTGTCGAGTATGACTACTGGAAAAACAAGTACGGCATTGAAGACAGCCAGGGCTTTAAAACTGATCAGAGCGTGACCAGTTTCCTGGTCAAGGTTCACTTCTGA
- a CDS encoding outer membrane protein OmpK, which produces MIRTQTNLLLSGGLLAASQAMAGDLLLWQTNSLSYLYGKDFVVNPHIQQTITFEHADRWKYGDNFMFIDSTYYNGEKDRNKGVHAYYGEFSPRLSLGKILDRRFEFGPIKDVLLAMTYENGEDDTEAYLIGPGFDLSVPGFNFFTLNFYYRQTEGSRPGDDVWQITPAWSYTLPLGNSNLLIDGYIDWVVDNDQNAHGTYHANLHFNPQVKYDLGKALGWREKQVYAGIEYSYWKDKYGIENSGKFDTNENTTSLLVKVHF; this is translated from the coding sequence ATGATTCGGACACAAACCAACTTGCTGTTGAGTGGCGGCCTGCTGGCCGCAAGTCAAGCCATGGCCGGCGATTTACTGCTGTGGCAGACCAACAGCCTGAGTTACCTGTACGGCAAGGATTTCGTGGTCAACCCGCACATCCAGCAGACGATCACCTTCGAACACGCCGACCGCTGGAAGTACGGCGACAATTTCATGTTCATCGACAGCACCTACTACAACGGCGAGAAAGACCGCAACAAAGGCGTCCACGCCTACTACGGCGAGTTCAGCCCACGCCTCTCCCTCGGCAAGATCCTCGACCGCCGTTTCGAATTCGGCCCGATCAAGGACGTGCTGCTGGCCATGACCTACGAGAACGGCGAGGACGACACCGAGGCCTACCTGATCGGCCCCGGTTTCGATCTCTCGGTGCCAGGCTTCAACTTTTTCACCTTGAACTTCTATTACCGCCAGACCGAAGGCTCGCGTCCTGGCGATGATGTCTGGCAGATCACGCCGGCCTGGTCCTACACCCTGCCATTGGGCAACTCGAACCTGTTGATCGACGGCTACATCGACTGGGTGGTGGATAACGACCAGAACGCCCATGGCACCTATCACGCCAACCTGCACTTCAACCCGCAGGTCAAATACGACTTGGGCAAGGCCCTGGGCTGGCGGGAGAAACAGGTGTACGCCGGCATCGAATACAGCTACTGGAAAGACAAGTACGGCATCGAAAACAGCGGCAAGTTCGACACCAATGAAAACACCACCAGCCTGCTGGTGAAGGTGCATTTCTGA
- a CDS encoding nucleobase:cation symporter-2 family protein — MSELSKARIPDAPAIQRLPLLQLILVGLQHVLLMYGGAIAVPLIIGQAAGLSREEIAFLINADLLVAGIATIVQSLGIGPMGIRMPVMMGASFAAVGSMVAMAGMPGIGLQGIFGATIAAGFFGMLIAPFMSKVVRFFPPLVTGTVITSIGLSLFPVAVNWAGGGAGATQFGSPIYLTIAALVLGTILLVHRFMRGFWVNISVLIGMCLGYVLCGLLGMVDLSGMAQAPWLQFVTPLHFGMPKFELAPILSMCLVVVIIFVESTGMFLALGKITGQEVCPRMLRRGLLCDAGASFFAGFFNTFTHSSFAQNIGLVQMTGVRCRSVTIVAGGLLIVLSLLPKAAFLVASIPPAVLGGAAIAMFGMVAATGIKILQEADIGDRRNQLLVAVSIGMGLIPVVRPEFFAHLPVWMSPITHSGIAMATLSALTLNLLFNILGGAERAAINDCQAHTH; from the coding sequence ATGTCCGAGCTCTCCAAAGCGCGCATCCCCGACGCACCCGCCATTCAGCGTTTACCCCTCTTGCAACTGATCCTGGTCGGTTTGCAACATGTTCTGCTGATGTACGGTGGTGCCATCGCGGTACCGCTGATCATCGGACAGGCCGCTGGCCTGAGTCGTGAAGAAATCGCCTTCCTGATTAACGCCGACCTGCTGGTCGCCGGCATCGCCACCATCGTCCAGTCACTCGGCATCGGCCCCATGGGCATTCGCATGCCGGTGATGATGGGTGCCAGTTTCGCTGCCGTCGGCAGCATGGTCGCCATGGCCGGCATGCCCGGTATCGGCCTGCAAGGGATCTTCGGCGCGACCATCGCCGCCGGGTTCTTCGGCATGCTCATCGCCCCGTTCATGTCCAAGGTCGTGCGCTTCTTCCCACCTCTGGTGACCGGCACGGTCATCACCTCGATCGGTTTGTCGCTGTTCCCCGTGGCCGTCAACTGGGCCGGCGGCGGTGCTGGCGCCACTCAATTCGGTTCACCGATCTACCTGACCATCGCCGCACTGGTATTGGGCACCATCTTGCTGGTGCACCGCTTCATGCGCGGCTTCTGGGTCAATATTTCCGTGCTGATCGGCATGTGCCTGGGCTACGTGCTCTGCGGCCTGCTCGGCATGGTCGACCTCAGCGGCATGGCTCAGGCGCCATGGCTGCAATTCGTCACCCCGCTGCACTTCGGCATGCCGAAATTCGAACTCGCGCCAATCCTGTCGATGTGCCTGGTGGTGGTGATCATTTTCGTCGAGTCCACCGGGATGTTCCTCGCCCTGGGCAAGATCACCGGTCAGGAAGTCTGCCCACGGATGCTGCGTCGCGGCTTGCTGTGCGACGCCGGCGCCTCGTTCTTCGCCGGGTTCTTCAACACCTTCACCCACTCCTCCTTCGCCCAGAACATCGGCCTGGTGCAGATGACCGGCGTGCGCTGCCGCTCGGTGACCATCGTTGCCGGCGGCTTGCTGATCGTCCTGAGCCTGCTGCCCAAGGCCGCGTTCCTGGTGGCCTCGATTCCGCCAGCGGTACTGGGCGGCGCGGCCATCGCGATGTTCGGCATGGTCGCCGCCACCGGGATCAAGATTCTCCAGGAAGCCGACATCGGTGACCGTCGCAACCAGTTACTGGTGGCGGTGAGCATTGGTATGGGCCTGATCCCGGTGGTGCGCCCGGAGTTTTTCGCCCACCTGCCCGTGTGGATGAGCCCGATCACCCACAGCGGCATCGCCATGGCCACCCTCAGCGCGCTGACGCTGAACCTGCTGTTCAACATCCTTGGCGGCGCTGAACGCGCGGCCATCAACGACTGCCAGGCTCACACGCATTGA
- a CDS encoding urate hydroxylase PuuD yields MEAHLLEWLNLSVRWVHMITGVAWIGASFYFVWLENNLNRVNPKSGLAGDLWAIHGGGIYHLEKYKLAPPTMPDNLHWFKWEAYFTWMSGIALLCVVFYSNPTLYLLAPGSTLSGPEGVAIGIGSLFIGWFVYSFLCDSALGKRPALLGGILFVLIIGAAYGFSKVFSGRGAYLHVGAIIGTIMVGNVFRIIMPAQRALVAAIAENRTPDPALPAKGLLRSRHNNYFTLPVLFIMISNHFPSTYGSQYNWLILAGIAVLAVLVRHYFNTRHDSHKFAWTLPVAAVGMISLAYVTGPAPLNSPEVAKAPAKIEYQPLPETAVGGGLKPAEAKPAETPAAAPAQASNAGPGFDKVHSVIQERCAVCHSAKPTSPLFSAAPAGVMFDTPEQIRQNAPRIQAQAVTSQIMPLGNITQMTQQERDLIGAWIVQGAQTN; encoded by the coding sequence GTGGAAGCACATCTGTTGGAATGGCTGAACCTGAGCGTGCGCTGGGTTCATATGATTACTGGCGTGGCCTGGATCGGTGCGTCGTTCTATTTCGTCTGGCTGGAAAACAACCTCAATCGGGTCAACCCGAAAAGCGGTCTGGCCGGTGATTTGTGGGCGATCCACGGCGGCGGTATCTACCACCTGGAAAAATACAAACTGGCTCCACCGACCATGCCGGACAACCTGCACTGGTTCAAATGGGAAGCCTACTTCACCTGGATGTCGGGTATCGCGCTGCTGTGCGTGGTGTTCTACTCCAACCCGACGCTCTACCTGCTGGCTCCGGGCAGCACCCTGAGCGGTCCTGAAGGCGTGGCCATCGGTATTGGCTCGCTGTTCATCGGCTGGTTCGTCTACTCCTTCCTGTGTGACTCAGCCCTGGGCAAACGCCCTGCCCTGCTCGGCGGCATCCTGTTCGTCCTGATCATCGGCGCGGCGTATGGCTTCAGCAAGGTGTTCAGCGGTCGGGGTGCGTACCTGCACGTCGGCGCGATCATCGGCACCATCATGGTCGGCAACGTGTTCCGCATCATCATGCCGGCGCAACGCGCACTGGTGGCGGCGATCGCCGAGAACCGCACGCCGGACCCGGCACTGCCGGCCAAGGGCCTGCTGCGTTCGCGTCACAACAACTACTTCACCTTGCCAGTGCTGTTCATCATGATCAGCAACCACTTCCCTAGCACCTACGGCAGCCAGTACAACTGGTTGATCCTGGCCGGGATCGCGGTACTGGCGGTGTTGGTGCGTCACTACTTCAACACCCGTCACGACAGCCACAAGTTTGCCTGGACGCTTCCAGTCGCAGCCGTCGGCATGATCAGCCTGGCCTACGTCACCGGCCCTGCGCCGCTGAACAGCCCGGAAGTGGCCAAGGCCCCCGCGAAGATCGAATACCAGCCGCTGCCGGAAACAGCAGTGGGCGGTGGTCTGAAACCGGCTGAAGCCAAACCTGCAGAAACGCCAGCCGCCGCTCCGGCGCAAGCGTCCAACGCAGGCCCTGGCTTTGACAAAGTGCACAGCGTGATTCAGGAGCGTTGCGCGGTTTGCCACTCGGCCAAGCCAACCAGCCCGCTGTTCAGTGCGGCCCCTGCCGGTGTGATGTTCGACACCCCCGAGCAGATCCGCCAGAACGCACCGCGGATTCAGGCACAAGCCGTCACCAGCCAGATCATGCCACTGGGCAACATCACACAGATGACCCAGCAGGAACGTGACCTGATCGGTGCCTGGATTGTGCAGGGAGCCCAGACCAATTAA
- a CDS encoding ureidoglycolate lyase, with protein MRTLTIEPLTKEAFAPFGDVIETDGSDHFMINNGSTMRFHKLAAVETATPEDNAIISIFRADAQDMPLTVSMLERHPLGSQAFIPLLGNPFLIVVAPLGDEPVSGLVRAFVTNGRQGINYHRGVWHHPVLTIEKRDDFLVVDRSGTGNNCDEHFFKEDERLILAPHQ; from the coding sequence ATGCGCACACTGACGATTGAACCGCTGACCAAAGAAGCCTTCGCCCCTTTCGGTGACGTGATCGAAACCGACGGCAGCGATCACTTCATGATCAACAACGGTTCGACCATGCGCTTCCACAAACTGGCTGCGGTCGAAACTGCAACGCCAGAGGACAACGCGATCATCAGCATCTTCCGCGCCGACGCGCAGGACATGCCGCTGACCGTCAGCATGCTGGAGCGCCATCCGCTGGGCAGCCAGGCTTTCATTCCGCTGCTCGGCAACCCCTTTCTGATCGTGGTCGCGCCACTTGGCGATGAACCTGTATCAGGCTTGGTCCGCGCCTTCGTCACCAACGGCAGGCAGGGCATTAATTACCATCGCGGCGTTTGGCACCACCCGGTGCTGACGATCGAAAAGCGGGATGACTTCCTGGTGGTTGATCGCAGTGGCACAGGCAATAACTGCGATGAGCATTTTTTCAAAGAGGATGAGCGTTTGATCCTCGCCCCCCACCAATAA
- the alc gene encoding allantoicase: MKAYAVPFEKFVNLADARLGTKIISVTDDWFADANRLFQPTPAVWKEGVFDDNGKWMDGWESRRKRFEGFDSAVIRLGVPGSIKGVDIDTSFFTGNFPPSASLEACFLAEGEPTENTQWVEVLSAVELQGNSHHYHEINNDQAFSHLRFNIYPDGGVARLRVYGVPFRDWSATGDNEQVDLASALNGGRALACSDEHFGRMSNILNPGRGINMGDGWETARRRTPGNDWVIVALGHAGEVEKVIVDTLHFKGNYPDTCSIQGAFVKGGTDSQIETQSLFWRELLPAQKLEMHAEHTFAEQIKALGPITHIRLNVFPDGGVSRLRVLGKVAK; the protein is encoded by the coding sequence ATGAAAGCTTACGCCGTACCTTTCGAGAAGTTCGTCAACCTGGCCGATGCCCGCCTGGGCACCAAAATCATCTCGGTCACCGATGACTGGTTCGCAGACGCCAATCGTCTGTTCCAACCGACCCCGGCCGTATGGAAGGAGGGCGTGTTCGATGACAACGGCAAGTGGATGGACGGCTGGGAATCGCGCCGCAAGCGCTTCGAAGGCTTCGACAGCGCCGTGATCCGCCTGGGCGTACCGGGTTCGATCAAGGGCGTCGACATCGACACTTCATTCTTCACCGGCAACTTCCCGCCGTCGGCATCCCTGGAAGCCTGCTTCCTGGCCGAAGGCGAGCCGACCGAAAACACCCAGTGGGTTGAAGTACTGTCCGCCGTCGAGCTGCAAGGCAACAGCCACCACTACCACGAAATCAACAACGACCAGGCCTTCAGCCACCTGCGCTTCAACATCTACCCGGATGGCGGCGTGGCCCGTCTGCGCGTGTACGGTGTGCCGTTCCGCGACTGGTCGGCTACCGGCGACAACGAGCAAGTCGACCTGGCCTCCGCCCTCAACGGTGGCCGCGCCCTTGCCTGCTCCGACGAACACTTCGGCCGCATGAGCAACATCCTCAACCCGGGCCGTGGCATCAACATGGGCGACGGTTGGGAAACCGCGCGTCGTCGTACCCCGGGCAATGACTGGGTGATCGTCGCGCTGGGTCATGCCGGCGAAGTCGAGAAAGTCATCGTCGACACCCTGCACTTCAAGGGCAACTACCCGGACACTTGCTCGATCCAGGGCGCGTTCGTGAAGGGCGGTACCGACAGCCAGATCGAAACCCAGTCGCTGTTCTGGCGCGAACTGCTGCCAGCACAAAAACTGGAAATGCACGCCGAACACACCTTCGCCGAGCAGATCAAGGCACTGGGCCCGATCACCCACATCCGCCTGAACGTGTTCCCGGATGGTGGTGTGAGCCGCCTGCGCGTTTTGGGCAAGGTCGCTAAATAA
- the uraD gene encoding 2-oxo-4-hydroxy-4-carboxy-5-ureidoimidazoline decarboxylase, whose product MSTFQTVKPSSLSRDAFVAAFADIYEHSPWVAEKAFDLGQDASIDEIETLHQRMSDILLSADHESQLALINAHPDLAGKAAVQGQLTEASTNEQAGAGIHQCTAEEFQRFTELNDAYKAKFKFPFIMAVKGSNRHQILAAFETRIHNSVDTEFKCALAEINKIALFRLLTL is encoded by the coding sequence ATGAGCACCTTTCAAACCGTCAAGCCATCGAGCCTGAGCCGCGACGCCTTCGTCGCCGCTTTCGCCGACATCTACGAACATTCGCCATGGGTGGCCGAGAAGGCCTTCGACCTGGGCCAGGACGCTTCGATCGACGAGATCGAAACCCTGCACCAGCGCATGAGCGACATCCTGTTGAGCGCCGATCACGAAAGCCAGCTGGCTTTGATCAATGCTCACCCGGACCTGGCCGGCAAAGCCGCCGTCCAGGGCCAGTTGACCGAAGCCAGCACCAATGAACAGGCTGGCGCCGGTATTCACCAATGCACGGCCGAAGAGTTCCAGCGCTTCACCGAGCTGAACGACGCTTACAAAGCCAAGTTCAAGTTTCCCTTCATCATGGCGGTAAAAGGCAGCAACCGGCATCAGATCCTCGCAGCGTTCGAAACGCGCATCCACAACTCGGTCGACACCGAATTCAAGTGCGCGCTGGCGGAGATCAACAAGATCGCCCTGTTCCGATTACTGACCCTATAG
- the puuE gene encoding allantoinase PuuE, translated as MSADYPRDLVGYGSNPPHPHWPGNARIALSFVLNYEEGGERNILHGDKESEAFLSEMVSAQPLQGARNMSMESLYEYGSRAGVWRILKLFKEFDIPLTIFAVAMAAQRHPDVIRAMVDAGHEICSHGYRWIDYQYMDEAQEREHMLEAIRILTEITGERPLGWYTGRTGPNTRRLVMEEGGFLYDCDTYDDDLPYWEPNNPTGKPHLVIPYTLDTNDMRFTQVQGFNKGDDFFEYLKDAFDVLYAEGAEAPKMLSIGLHCRLIGRPARLASLKRFIEYAKSHEQVWFSRRVDIARHWQETHPYTGAAK; from the coding sequence GTGAGCGCTGACTACCCACGCGACCTGGTCGGTTACGGCAGTAACCCTCCGCACCCACACTGGCCGGGCAATGCCCGAATCGCCCTGTCGTTCGTACTCAATTACGAAGAAGGCGGCGAGCGCAACATCCTGCACGGCGACAAAGAGTCCGAAGCCTTCCTCTCGGAAATGGTTTCCGCCCAGCCGCTGCAAGGCGCGCGTAACATGAGCATGGAATCCCTTTACGAGTATGGCAGCCGTGCCGGCGTGTGGCGGATCCTCAAGCTGTTCAAGGAATTCGACATTCCGCTGACCATCTTCGCCGTGGCCATGGCCGCCCAGCGTCACCCGGACGTGATCCGCGCCATGGTCGATGCCGGCCACGAGATCTGCAGCCACGGCTATCGCTGGATCGACTACCAGTACATGGACGAAGCCCAGGAACGCGAGCACATGCTCGAAGCGATCCGCATCCTCACCGAAATCACCGGCGAACGCCCGCTGGGCTGGTACACCGGCCGCACCGGCCCGAACACCCGTCGCCTGGTGATGGAAGAAGGCGGTTTCCTCTACGACTGCGATACCTACGACGACGACCTGCCCTACTGGGAACCGAACAACCCGACCGGCAAGCCGCACCTGGTGATCCCGTACACCCTGGACACCAACGACATGCGCTTCACCCAGGTCCAGGGTTTCAACAAGGGCGACGACTTCTTCGAATACCTCAAGGATGCGTTCGACGTGCTCTACGCCGAGGGCGCCGAAGCACCGAAGATGCTGTCGATCGGCCTGCATTGCCGCCTGATCGGCCGTCCGGCGCGTCTGGCTTCGCTCAAGCGCTTTATCGAATACGCTAAAAGTCATGAACAGGTGTGGTTCAGCCGTCGCGTCGACATCGCGCGCCACTGGCAAGAAACCCACCCGTACACAGGGGCTGCCAAATGA
- the uraH gene encoding hydroxyisourate hydrolase — MGRLTTHVLDAAHGCPGSSIKVELYRVEGSQLELVATAVTNSDGRVDAPLLQGDDYRTGVYQVQFHAGDYYRARGVKLPEPAFLDVVVLRFGISAEQDHYHVPLLISPYSYSTYRGS; from the coding sequence ATGGGACGTTTGACTACTCACGTTTTGGACGCAGCACACGGTTGCCCGGGCAGCTCGATCAAGGTCGAGTTGTACCGCGTTGAAGGTTCGCAGCTGGAATTGGTCGCCACTGCAGTCACCAACAGCGATGGCCGTGTCGATGCACCGCTGCTGCAAGGCGATGACTACCGCACCGGGGTCTATCAGGTTCAGTTTCATGCCGGCGATTACTACCGCGCTCGTGGCGTCAAGCTGCCGGAGCCTGCTTTCCTCGATGTCGTGGTGCTGCGTTTTGGCATCTCCGCCGAGCAGGATCACTACCATGTGCCGTTGTTGATTTCGCCTTACAGCTATTCCACGTACCGCGGCAGCTGA